A region from the Andrena cerasifolii isolate SP2316 chromosome 11, iyAndCera1_principal, whole genome shotgun sequence genome encodes:
- the LOC143374620 gene encoding cysteine dioxygenase type 1, translating to MQNHNENLGIICDGTSIEMDSGQGNKVSTLRELIDALHDAFKTDRVNIDNVQELMASYASNPSEWRRYAKFDRCRYTRNLVDEGNGRFNLMVLCWGEGHGSAIHDHANAHCVMKILQGELCETRYAWPEDCQNENETQDPKELVELDRSTLGLNKICYINDSMGLHRVENPSAVNAAVSLHLYSPPFSSCSVFNKQTGQRTCCKVTFWSKYGEKRNREIQDSRCPEDN from the exons ATGCAGAACCACAATGAAAATCTTGGGATAATCTGTGATGGCACGTCGATCGAGATGGACTCCGGCCAGGGAAATAAGGTCTCAACCCTGCGCGAGCTTATAGACGCTCTGCACGATGCTTTCAAGACCGACCGCGTGAACATTGACAACGTCCAGGAGCTGATGGCTTCCTACGCGAGCAACCCTTCGGAATGGAGAAGATACGCGAAATTTGATAGATGCAG GTACACGAGGAACTTGGTCGACGAAGGCAACGGAAGGTTCAACCTCATGGTTCTGTGTTGGGGAGAAGGTCACGGATCGGCTATACACGATCACGCCAACGCACACTGTGTCATGAAGATTCTGCAGGGTGAACTTTGTGAG ACAAGATACGCTTGGCCTGAGGACTGTCAAAATGAGAATGAGACACAGGACCCGAAAGAACTCGTCGAACTGGATAGGAGCACTCTCGGTCTgaataaaatatgttacataaaCG ATTCTATGGGTCTTCATCGAGTCGAGAATCCGAGCGCCGTCAATGCTGCCGTGTCCTTGCACTTGTACTCGCCGCCGTTCTCTTCGTGCTCGGTTTTCAATAAGCAGACTGGACAGAGGACATGCTGTAAAGTCACGTTCTGGTCAAAGTACGGGGAGAAGAGAAACCGG GAGATTCAAGATTCCAGGTGTCCGGAAGACAACTAA
- the Sdhaf3 gene encoding succinate dehydrogenase assembly factor 3 isoform X2, translated as MTSLSHVQRVRMLYKTILRLHRGLPAEIQSIGTSYVRDEFRRHKKCNEAESAVFLNEWALGLRGPHTAKPLGQNLDEKDFEKFRDEQVYQLYELMMAASGKVEKDTKKT; from the exons ATGACAAGTTTATCTCACGTGCAGCGGGTCAGAATGCTGTACAAAACGATTTTAAGGTTACACCGTGGTTTGCCGGCTGAAATTCAGTCAATAGGCACTAGCTATGTGCGAGATGAGTTTAGGAGGCATAAAAAGTGCAACGAAGCTGAATCAGCCGTCTTTTTAAATGAATGGGCG CTTGGATTAAGAGGACCGCATACTGCCAAACCACTGGGCCAGAATTTAGATGAaaaggattttgaaaaattcagggACGAACAAGTGTATCAGTTATATGAACTGATGATGGCAGCGAGTGGTAAAGTGgaaaaagatacaaagaaaacaTAA
- the LOC143374619 gene encoding uncharacterized protein LOC143374619: MQSKRNFAEVCNCQKKDRKKLVSCSAQSNHRSKRRRTMGKENLVQPWSTCTCIAEEEEEEEDVSVCKNAPEDAKRLSTKYVACKVLSADLKRSAENLAGKKGMGTEKVVESGERSHIDSTSKAEEAEQQEEKILPIPLTSPMTRRAEPRLLKYILQQKGRSLAQATDQKNVTTPPVQNANKPEELNQNVTNAQPEKRAEPGFLKKFNLPEHLKLPTQPAAEPSEQTLTAETDEKTLKDEGDEEDKKPRKSIPEKAKVPFFSRLFKKIRGKEERSEVQSEVPVEEDDTTEKTPADVDTSNKTEISKAKSADKLPRKPAIEVKETPKEKKRSISSKADERNTTEGKNKTETNTNTSGNTLGNKENKKSIVNDVSPKSRDSMNKEKVKVKREEKEETPSDVAKEMQNNSKLLASVSNRISDVSSTQNGAESTKEAKPEEQPRKSGSEQITEPPEIQEAAKESEVRRKSVDRGQKEPKSEKATTRVETPLRKTDAAHPELEGEAPTVCVQCVRRKSSIKVPKQAAPSRCMHHHESDSHTVCTNSKFSNFTGTNGGFTIDDERPEEIRCNCCYLPISQCSNNLTNYPKSCLKKERQFCRMGSQESNVLPSYHDNRSWQDCGCRRVIVCNNCCRPRNECSCTVMVSCTNCCKPKTECSCRSVHKGRENSPGCRCMKSMFCLYCDNPREQCACRAPVRQCSCCELSLDQCMCKDRKTVCEGRPVLAEPDNDRTMYVTAWKPREEVRRYFSRNLEDLRADPINECRCHEKQKPHNSDDLPYQRLSIFSDVMDELQQKMTESTCCTRCRKIPCCCNVKAERDEGREERKIKYRVSPKARRKIVAVCVEKSKSKIICCKCDSGQAKSDRPKKIIVPICCACKSTPCRCKKSKSSQKKPKAKCYYCKSSPCVCIAARECIKPRPCRCAESPCRAKEKEITACGKTSTKSKNNEEKIIRVR, from the exons ATGCAATCCAAAAGGAACTTCGCAGAGGTTTGCAATTGTCAGAAGAAAGATCGGAAGAAGTTGGTCAGCTGTAGCGCGCAAAGTAATCATAGAAGCAAGAGGCGGAGAACAATGGGGAAGGAAAATTTAGTGCAACCCTGGTCGACTTGTACTTGCATcgcagaggaggaggaggaggaggaggacgtgaGTGTTTGCAAAAACGCTCCGGAGGATGCGAAAAGGCTTTCGACGAAGTATGTGGCGTGCAAGGTACTTTCAGCTGATTTAAAGAGAAGTGCTGAAAACTTGGCGGGAAAAAAGGGGATGGGAACAGAGAAAGTGGTTGAAAGTGGCGAAAGGAGTCATATTGATAGCACTTCCAAAGCAGAGGAGGccgagcagcaggaagaaaagATTTTGCCTATTCCTCTTACATCTCCAATGACGCGAAGGGCCGAGCCACGACTGCTTAAATATATTCTGCAGCAAAAGGGAAGATCACTCGCCCAAGCTACTGATCAGAAAAACGTTACCACCCCTCCTGTACAAAATGCCAATAAACCAGAGGAATTAAATCAGAATGTAACCAACGCGCAGCCCGAGAAGAGAGCAGAGccaggttttttaaaaaaatttaatctccCCGAGCATCTTAAATTGCCAACACAACCAGCGGCCGAGCCGAGTGAACAGACGCTCACTGCAGAGACGGATGAAAAGACATTGAAAGACGAAGGAGATGAAGAGGATAAAAAGCCGAGGAAATCAATCCCGGAGAAAGCGAAGGTTCCATTCTTTTCCAGACTCTTCAAGAAGATTAGAGGCAAAGAGGAACGTTCGGAAGTACAGTCTGAAGTGCCTGTCGAAGAAGATGATACTACTGAAAAAACTCCAGCTGATGTTGATACTAGCAACAAGACTGAGATATCTAAAGCAAAGAGCGCAGATAAGTTACCAAGAAAACCTGCAATTGAAGTGAAAGAAACGCCTAAGGAAAAGAAAAGATCTATCTCTTCAAAGGCGGATGAACGTAATACAACCGAAGGAAAGAATAAAACTGAAACGAATACTAACACTTCGGGAAATACGCTtggaaataaggaaaataagaagTCGATTGTAAACGACGTAAGTCCCAAATCTCGTGACTCCATGAATAAAGAGAAAGTGAAAGTGAAAagggaggaaaaggaagaaacgCCTTCGGACGTCGCGAAAGAAATGCAAAATAATTCCAAACTGCTAGCCAGTGTCTCCAACAGGATATCCGATGTTTCGTCGACACAGAATGGCGCTGAGTCAACGAAAGAAGCGAAGCCTGAGGAGCAACCAAGAAAATCAGGATCTGAGCAAATTACAGAGCCACCCGAGATCCAGGAAGCCGCGAAAGAGTCCGAAGTTCGAAGGAAGTCCGTCGATCGGGGACAGAAGGAGCCTAAATCTGAAAAAGCTACGACGCGAGTTGAAACACCACTGAGGAAAACGGATGCTGCGCATCCTGAATTAGAAGGCGAAGCGCCTACAGTCTGCGTGCAGTGCGTGAGACGAAAATCATCGATAAAAGTGCCAAAACAAGCTGCACCATCGCGATGCATGCATCATCACGAGTCAGACTCGCACACAGTGTGCACGAACTCGAAATTCTCGAATTTTACTGGCACTAACGGAGGCTTCACTATCGACGACGAGAGACCCGAAGAAATTAGATGCAACTGCTGCTATTTGCCAATATCCCAGTGCAGTAATAACCTGACGAATTACCCAAAGAGCTGCTTGAAGAAGGAAAGGCAATTCTGTCGCATGGGTTCTCAGGAAAGTAATGTACTGCCTTCCTACCATGACAATAGAAGCTGGCAAGACTGCGGCTGTAGGAGGGTGATCGTTTGCAATAACTGTTGCAGACCTAGAAACGAATGCAG TTGCACGGTGATGGTGAGCTGTACGAATTGTTGCAAGCCGAAAACCGAGTGCAGCTGCAGATCGGTCCACAAGGGGAGGGAGAACTCGCCAGGCTGTAGGTGCATGAAGTCGATGTTCTGCCTGTATTGCGACAATCCCCGTGAGCAGTGTGCGTGCAGGGCACCTGTGCGACAATGCTCGTGCTGCGAGCTATCGTTGGACCAGTGCATGTGCAAGGATCGGAAAACTGTCTGCGAGGGGAGACCGGTCCTGGCTGAGCCCGATAACGATCGAACCATGTACGTGACCGCGTGGAAGCCGAGGGAAGAGGTACGGCGCTACTTCTCCAGGAACCTGGAGGACCTTCGAGCGGATCCCATCAATGAATGCCGCTGCCACGAGAAACAGAAGCCGCACAACTCCGATGACCTTCCCTATCAGCGGCTGAGCATCTTCTCTGACGTGATGGACGAGTTACAGCAGAAGATGACCGAATCGACGTGCTGCACACGCTGCAGAAAGATTCCCTGTTGTTGTAATGTCAAGGCCGAGAGGGACGAGGGCAGGGAGGAGAGGAAGATAAAGTACCGCGTTAG CCCCAAAGCGAGACGGAAAATCGTGGCTGTGTGCGTGGAAAAGTCGAAGAGCAAGATCATCTGCTGCAAGTGCGACTCTGGTCAAGCGAAAAGCGACAGGCCGAAGAAGATAATCGTGCCAATTTGTTGCGCTTGCAAGTCGACACCGTGCAGATGCAAGAAGTCCAAGTCCAGCCAGAAGAAACCGAAAGCGAAGTGTTATTACTGCAAAAGCTCGCCTTGCGT TTGCATCGCGGCCAGAGAGTGCATCAAGCCGAGGCCGTGCAGGTGCGCTGAATCACCTTGTCGCGCCAAGGAAAAGGAAATCACAGCGTGCGGAAAAACATCTACGAAATCGAAGAACAACGAGGAAAAGATCATTCGTGTCCGCTAA
- the LOC143374900 gene encoding DC-STAMP domain-containing protein 2: MAFFQLVLKARQLEKARQSYEDEKLRSIEISKGAKPRYTFKQRIRLKKLWFKKKVKGLFSKIISISKDSWYYKKIVAVRSDGTLENYVAKSFFGFLGGMFLTYVFFAFFVLQLKFKLSSATMLCTVIGVILTLGLAFSLRVRCVVFLLLPQFFSKRGRQALIAYALILTLSGPVKNTLHNIAVLSESLTCAQEQLKEAVKTVVDLAKQPFHALRDAISKVVKSVRAVVKRIKQTLIAIKRLVLSIVRVISSVFQWLGSIVNICNKKLGTPFDRCQNVFEGAVADCKAKLGPILGLVCNLTYIVGALCYIVKPLDFICMLVSYIADTVLGAVRSKIKKFTMHMRAMFYVKVKFSHSFHFETNASKTLEEASAGIVTEIRSRTDKFFGFFDWMSFVTSFFVFIIVLKVLRYRFKWLTSERFDNRYITKDLRKIDLIRARQDKETVLPLNRREKSRYASLSSVMLIKAEKNRLARSAVFLGLATIKMLAFMSIDYSLYWVLYTIQLHGRFQSKVDRPNVVSVHVSGDGYLADLYRSIVRAFTPHGEEAEIDTLLCLPEPVPPDLDKYTQIGGLIILCWLATIFEPYGLRLRHVVMCNYYPDRAKQRATWLYNHIIRSRGSFLKFARRQLRRKFGLADEGEKIEKVTLRERLWAMCPFLNVCFPLKRKMCLMCGGAERSEDDPLIKCPTPGCVGLFCSQCFAELQNLCTICRSPIDYGDLSDISEEKDSSEDQFPVAEKPEVEPEMETEEEPEGEPEVEAEEEPEMTEEEPEVQEEEEEETVALIDEKEEEEKKPEDVEEVEKLAKDVAEQTDERYVEEPDQASSESGYSYTYQEESPREVEVEKRREPFRDVEAQKIRDDVTIQIFNEPFVREPSTSSCESPTSCFVVRARRKLRAKLKKPPGEDSDSSSSIADTESWSTDEVDEEEVIHIEVGDSEELLPKDRRDKRKRGRINKIVSAVARIPWLGRGEDDGKTCPGLRTKRPSLMNKIVSMLQRKQSLPVQFYRRTRKTKVTSSSSSCDDECRELLEMQDRSTDTRYLKRRRAGKGTLEDADATENLNLKRTREKKFTTKEIPRYFRINLNNIKQQFFSVKL; the protein is encoded by the exons ATGGCATTTTTCCAATTAGTCCTGAAAGCTCGGCAGCTGGAAAAAGCGAGGCAAAGCTACGAGGATGAAAAATTGAGATCCATTGAGATCTCGAAGGGTGCCAAGCCTCGGTATACGTTCAAGCAGCGGATTCGTCTGAAGAAGCTGTG GTTTAAAAAGAAGGTTAAGGGACTGTTCAGTAAAATCATCTCCATCTCGAAGGATTCGTGGTACTACAAAAAGATCGTTGCTGTTCGTAGCGACGGTACTCTGGAGAATTACGTGGCGAAGAGTTTCTTTGGATTTCTCGGTGGAATGTTCCTTACGTACGTCTTCTTCGCGTTCTTCGTTCTTCAATTAAAGTTCAAGCTCTCCTCGGCGACGATGCTTTGCACCGTTATAGGGGTGATTCTCACCCTCGGCCTGGCATTTTCTCTTCGAGTTCG CTGCGTGGTTTTCCTTTTATTGCCGCAATTCTTCTCCAAGCGAGGGAGACAGGCCTTAATTGCGTACGCCCTTATTTTAACCTTATCTGGCCCGGTAAAGAATACTTTGCATAACATTGCTGTTCTTTCGGAATCACTTACTTGCGCGCAA GAACAGTTAAAGGAAGCGGTGAAAACTGTGGTGGATTTAGCGAAACAGCCATTTCACGCTCTGCGAGACGCAATATCGAAAGTGGTAAAGTCGGTTAGAGCGGTCGTTAAAAGAATTAAGCAGACTCTTATTGCGATCAAGAGGCTAGTCCTCAGTATAG TTCGAGTGATCAGCTCGGTATTTCAGTGGCTCGGGAGCATTGTGAACATATGCAACAAGAAATTAGGCACCCCTTTCGACAGGTGCCAGAATGTTTTCGAGGGGGCAGTAGCTGACTGTAAAGCGAAATTGGGGCCGATTCTTGGACTCGTTTGCAATTTGACGTACATAGTCGGCGCTCTCTGTTACATAGTGAAGCCATTAGATTTCATTTGCATGCTGGTTTCTTACATCGCCGACACCGTGCTTGGCGCGGTGCGAAGCA AAATAAAAAAGTTCACAATGCACATGAGGGCGATGTTTTATGTTAAGGTCAAGTTCTCCCACTCGTTTCACTTCGAGACGAACGCAAGCAAGACGCTAGAAGAAGCGTCGGCGGGTATCGTTACCGAAATACGATCGAGGACCGACAAGTTCTTCGGATTCTTCGATTGGATGAGTTTCGTCACGTCTTTCTTCGTTTTTATCATTGTGCTCAA GGTGTTACGTTACCGGTTCAAATGGCTGACCAGCGAGCGGTTCGACAATCGATACATCACCAAGGACCTACGCAAGATCGACTTAATAAGAGCGCGCCAGGACAAGGAAACGGTGCTACCACTGAATAGACGGGAGAAGAGCAGATACGCGTCGCTCTCCTCTGTCATGTTGATCAAAGCGGAGAAGAATCGGTTAGCGAGATCCGCGGTATTCTTAGGCTTGGCCACGATCAAGATGCTCGCCTTCATGTCGATAGACTACAGCCTTTACTGGGTGCTGTACACCATTCAACTCCACGGACGCTTTCAAAGTAAG GTGGACCGACCGAACGTGGTGAGCGTCCACGTCTCTGGAGACGGCTACTTGGCGGACCTTTACAGAAGCATCGTCAGAGCGTTCACGCCTCACGGCGAAGAAGCAGAGATTGACACGTTGCTCTGCCTCCCAGAGCCGGTGCCCCCTGATCTAGACAAATACACACAGATCGGTGGCTTGATCATCCTCTGCTGGCTAGCGACCATTTTCGAGCCTTATGGCCTGCGACTGAGGCACGTGGTGATGTGCAACTACTATCCCGACAGAGCAAAGCAGCGTGCAACGTGGCTGTACAATCATATCATCAG GTCCAGGGGAAGCTTCTTAAAGTTTGCCAGGCGTCAGCTGCGTCGAAAGTTCGGCCTGGCTGATGAAGGGGAGAAGATCGAAAAGGTCACGCTCAGGGAAAGACTGTGGGCGATGTGTCCATTCTTGAACGTCTGCTTCCCGCTGAAGCGGAAAATGTGCCTGATGTGCGGCGGGGCGGAACGGTCCGAGGACGATCCGCTTATAAAATGCCCGACTCCAGGCTGCGTGGGGCTATTTTGCTCGCAGTGCTTCGCGGAGCTGCAGAATCTGTGCACCATTTGTCGGTCCCCGATCGACTACGGTGACTTGTCCGACATAAGCGAGGAAAA AGACTCTTCCGAAGATCAGTTTCCAGTTGCGGAGAAGCCTGAAGTGGAACCTGAAATGGAAACTGAGGAGGAACCTgaaggagaacctgaagtggaggCTGAAGAGGAACCAGAAATGACAGAAGAGGAGCCGGAGgtgcaggaagaagaagaagaagaaacggtgGCTTTGATCGAcgagaaggaagaggaagaaaagaagcCAGAGGACGTTGAAGAAGTGGAGAAGCTAGCAAAGGATGTGGCCGAGCAAACGGATGAAAGATACGTCGAAGAGCCTGATCAAGCTTCTTCTGAATCTGGTTACAGTTACA CGTACCAAGAGGAGTCCCCGAGGGAAGTGGAGGTGGAGAAACGAAGGGAACCGTTCAGAGACGTCGAGGCGCAGAAAATTCGGGACGACGTGACGATTCAA ATATTCAATGAACCGTTCGTGAGGGAGCCATCGACCTCGAGCTGCGAATCTCCGACTTCGTGTTTCGTGGTGAGAGCTCGTAGGAAGCTCCGTGCCAAATTGAAGAAGCCACCTGGGGAAGATTCCGACTCGTCAAGTTCGATCGCTGACACGGAGTCCTGGTCGAcggacgaggtcgacgaggaagaAGTAATACACATAGAAGTGGGCGACTCGGAAGAATTACTTCCGAAAGATCGAAGGGATAAGAGGAAACGAGGtcgaataaataaaatcgtCAGCGCGGTGGCGAGGATTCCTTGGCTTGGGAGAGGAGAG GACGATGGGAAAACGTGTCCGGGACTGCGGACGAAACGTCCTTCTCTGATGAATAAGATTGTCAGCATGCTTCAGAGAAAGCAATCGCTGCCAGTGCAGTTCTACAGGAGAACCAGGAAGACAAAGgtcacgtcgtcgtcgtcttcctgcGACGACGAATGCAGGGAACTGCTTGAAATGCAGGACAGATCGACTGATACCAGGTATCTGAAGAGAAGAAGAGCTGGAAAGGGAACGCTGGAAGACGCGGATGCTACAGAAAATCTGAACCTGAAACGTACGCGGGAGAAGAAGTTCACCACGAAAGAAATACCAAGGTACTTTCGTATAAATCTGAATAATATAAAACAGCAGTTTTTCTCAGTGAAACTATGA
- the Sdhaf3 gene encoding succinate dehydrogenase assembly factor 3 isoform X1: MTSLSHVQRVRMLYKTILRLHRGLPAEIQSIGTSYVRDEFRRHKKCNEAESAVFLNEWADYTVMLAEQLGLRGPHTAKPLGQNLDEKDFEKFRDEQVYQLYELMMAASGKVEKDTKKT, translated from the exons ATGACAAGTTTATCTCACGTGCAGCGGGTCAGAATGCTGTACAAAACGATTTTAAGGTTACACCGTGGTTTGCCGGCTGAAATTCAGTCAATAGGCACTAGCTATGTGCGAGATGAGTTTAGGAGGCATAAAAAGTGCAACGAAGCTGAATCAGCCGTCTTTTTAAATGAATGGGCG GACTATACGGTAATGCTTGCAGAACAGCTTGGATTAAGAGGACCGCATACTGCCAAACCACTGGGCCAGAATTTAGATGAaaaggattttgaaaaattcagggACGAACAAGTGTATCAGTTATATGAACTGATGATGGCAGCGAGTGGTAAAGTGgaaaaagatacaaagaaaacaTAA
- the LOC143374568 gene encoding acyl-coenzyme A diphosphatase NUDT19 gives MKVWKESASLILAARNAQKYVRPLFRTNFQYNYNLLCLKRHQNSKFMPGSYVFPGGVVHPADADLKWHNLFSTFGYDSDSFDAFTPNTSIRPQIFKTRPNELPREISLRITVIREAFEECGILICKNSRESAVHSDWAGHIEIPDNELHSWQTKVHNDATEFYALCENFKCYPDLWAVYEWSNWLTPSYFSGRRFDTVFYLACVQVMPRTMCEVTEIEDLKWDVPGNFIFSSPNITLPPPQQYEIARIAKFESIDNLLDFAVDRSKMGVQLNLPVKVELQDAKVYVLPGDSMYPKQVSLFDVQVIDRTDITIQEFRKMSPVKNRVEFFNLEVNEICVENLDSADGHLSPLQLKNIRMTRTHKKYKI, from the exons ATGAAGGTTTGGAAAGAATCAGCTAGTTTAATCCTAGCAGctcggaatgcacaaaaatatGTCCGCCCCCTGTTTCGTACAAAC TTTCAGTACAATTATAATTTGCTGTGCCTAAAGCGTCATCAGAATTCGAAATTTATGCCGGGGTCATACGTGTTCCCTGGCGGAGTGGTGCATCCAGCCGACGCCGATTTGAAGTGGCACAATCTTTTTTCCACATTTGGCTACGACAGCGACAGTTTCGACGCTTTCACTCCAAACACCAGTATACgtcctcaaatttttaaaaccagACCGAATGAATTGCCTAGAGAGATCTCATTGCGCATCACTGTGATCCGCGAGGCTTTTGAGGAATGTGGTATACTGATCTGTAAGAATTCGCGGGAAAGCGCTGTGCATTCTGATTGGGCGGGACATATTGAAA TTCCCGATAATGAATTGCACAGCTGGCAAACGAAGGTGCACAACGATGCTACAGAATTTTATGCGTTatgtgaaaatttcaagtgtTATCCGGACCTCTGGGCTGTTTACGAATGGAGCAATTGGTTGACGCCATCATATTTTTCTGGAAGGCGCTTCGACACAGTCTTTTACTTAGCTTGTGTGCAGGTTATGCCTCGTACCATGTGCGAAGTAACGGAAATAGAGGATTTGAAA TGGGACGTGCCcggaaatttcatattttcttcGCCGAATATTACGCTACCGCCTCCGCAACAGTACGAAATTGCCAGAATAGCGAAGTTTGAAAGTATAGACAATTTGCTGGACTTCGCAGTCGATCGTAGCAAAATGGGGGTGCAGTTGAATCTACCT GTGAAGGTGGAATTGCAAGATGCGAAAGTGTATGTTCTGCCAGGGGACTCGATGTATCCTAAACAAGTTAGCTTGTTTGACGTACAAGTAATTGACAGAACCGACATCACTATTCAAGAATTTCGAAAGATGTCGCCAGTGAAAAATCGAGTGGAATTTTTCAATCTCGAGGTAAATGAGATTTGCGTTGAGAATCTTGATAGCGCGGACGGTCACTTGTCGCCCTTACAGTTAAAAAATATTCGCATGACACGGacgcacaaaaaatataaaatatga
- the LOC143374593 gene encoding DNA primase large subunit → MEYTKQRRYTVNVETNDLQDIYQHDLQMYDFPPNGEIPFVEFQQLGMDRLKLLQHVERNAIQTDSKFIDDRKQNLSAALVTDGLKQFAHLLHGKGCKPSAETDLQFRKKDHISHFIMRLSYCQDPERQMWFVNQEVELFKLRFSSLDKEGIEKLLSMHNIDCQQITQEEKDNIREELGSSTSKVISIDSTEFYKVPFQRVTDLVRSRRVYLSQGIAYIPQADLVSLFVSYFRKNLYEGMEYAVNYVSNICDDERLMSFLKSLPVAFSGMTRVVWSTTATPIDKLDELSKSSYPLCMRVLHEALTTQHHLKNTGRIQYGLYLKGMGVTLEDALHFWRTEFSKKIDPDKFDKQYAYGIRHTFGKEGKQTNYTPLGCPKIISSAVGAGEYHGCPYRHMDHESLKLKLSGYGIPPTSVNEIADLSKDGHYLIACTTYFNVLHNRLPDKPIVHPNGYFIESRAILAKDNPIEPEQTDRFSQSGRWSERVSNTPKRIDRSISGTPSRNLDRPIGTPSRNLDRPIGTPLRNHDRPIGTPSRNLDRPIGTPSRNHDRPIGTPSRIIDRNGTPLQKIEGTTTTPTRSFAATPKRIDLNDDEIAELMSEDM, encoded by the exons ATGGAATATACCAAACAGCGACGGTATACAGTTAATGTTGAAACTAATGACCTCCAAGATATTTATCAGCATGACCTACAAATGTATGATTTCCCTCCAAATGGTGAAATTCCATTTGTGGAGTTTCAACAATTGGGTATGGACAGATTGAAGC TTCTACAGCACGTTGAAAGGAACGCAATACAAACGGATTCTAAGTTCATAGATGACCGTAAGCAAAATTTAAGCGCAGCTTTAGTCACAGATGGACTTAAGCAGTTTGCGCATCTGCTCCATGGGAAGGGTTGCAAACCATCTGCAGAAACAGATTTGCAATTTAGAAAGAAGGATCATATATCGCATTTTATAATGAGATTATCGTATTGTCAAGATCCAGAACGCCAGATGTGGTTTGTTAATCAGGAAGTAGagttatttaaattaagatttAGTTCATTAGACAAAGAGGGGATAGAAAAGTTGCTGAGTATGCACAATATCGATTGTCAACAA ATTACACAGGAAGAAAAAGATAACATTAGGGAGGAACTTGGCTCGTCCACGTCGAAAGTTATAAGTATCGATTCCACCGAATTTTATAAAGTGCCTTTTCAACGGGTCACTGACCTAGTTAGATCGCGCAGAGTTTATCTTAGCCAGGGAATTGCATATATTCCACAAGCAGACTTGGTGTCTCTGTTTGTTTCTTATTTTAGGAAAAATTTATACGAGGGCATGGAG TATGCAGTAAACTATGTTTCAAATATATGTGATGACGAAAGACTAATGTCTTTCCTAAAATCATTACCCGTTGCCTTCTCTGGTATGACGCGCGTCGTTTGGTCAACTACGGCCACACCTATCGACAAATTGGACGAG TTGTCGAAGAGCTCCTATCCCTTGTGCATGAGAGTATTGCACGAAGCGCTCACGACTCAGCACCATCTAAAGAATACTGGACGTATACAGTATGGTTTATACTTAAAAGGTATGGGGGTAACTTTGGAAGATGCTTTGCACTTCTGGAGGACAGAGTTCTCAAAGAAGATAGATCCAGACAAATTCGACAAACAATACGCTTACGGTATAAGGCATACATTCGGCAAAGAGGGTAAACAAACAAATTATACGCCTCTGGGGTGTCCGAAAATCATATCTTCCGCTGTAGGCGCTGGGGAGTACCATGGCTGCCCGTACAGGCACATGGATCACGAATCATTGAAACTAAAACTCTCTGGTTATGGCATTCCTCCGACAA GTGTTAATGAAATAGCAGATTTGTCCAAAGATGGCCACTACCTGATCGCTTGCACTACATACTTCAACGTTTTACACAATCGTCTACCAGATAAGCCAATTGTTCATCCAAATGGATATTTCATAGAAAGTCGAGCCATATTGGCTAAAGATAATCCTATAG AGCCGGAACAGACCGACAGATTTTCACAGAGTGGAAGGTGGAGCGAGAGAGTAAGCAATACCCCGAAAAGAATAGATAGGAGTATTAGTGGTACACCTTCGAGGAATCTTGATAGACCGATCGGTACACCTTCGAGGAATCTTGATAGACCGATCGGTACACCTTTGAGGAATCATGATAGACCGATCGGTACACCTTCGAGGAATCTTGATAGACCGATCGGTACACCTTCGAGGAATCATGATAGACCGATCGGTACACCTTCGAGGATCATAGATCGGAACGGTACACCGTTGCAAAAGATAGAAGGAACGACCACGACCCCAACAAGATCATTTGCAGCTACTCCAAAACGAATAGATCTCAACGATGATGAAATCGCCGAATTAATGAGCGAAGACATGTGA